TAAATGCTGACCGCCTGTCTGCTCTTTGACGTTGTAACCATTAGTTTTgtgtatttttccttttaattattaTCGTTGTTTATCATGGCTAAAGCTCATGTATCCTCGTCACATGTCTTCTTTCTGCTGTTCTTTTTGTTTGCTAAGATTAATGGTTCCGAGTCGAATGAAGAAGTTGGAGTGTACGAGTTGAAGAGAGGAGATTTTTCTGTGAAGCTCACCAACTATGGTGCAGTTGTGATCTCTGTCATTCTCCCTGATAAAAACGGTTCGTTGCATTCCCCCcctcttttatgtttttttgttcCCTGGAGTGAAAACATGATTGTCGTTTCCATATAAATccgttttattttctttgattagGGAAACTAGATGATGTCGTTCTTGGATACGATTCAGTAAAGGAGTACAAGGTGCGATTCGTCAGATTCCTTTCTCTTAGTTTTCCTCTTTAATTCCTTCCTtactaatcatatatatatatatatatatagctttagATCATTTGAAATCATGTTCATCATGTCGTTTTCAGTtacttgtgtatatatattttgctaGTCTTAATACTGAATTTCGGTCTGACATTCGAAGAATGATTCAACCCACTTCGGAGCCATTGTTGGACGAGTTGCTAACAGAATTGGAGGGGCTGAATTCACTTTGAATGGAACCAAATATAAATTAGTTGCTAATGATGGAAACAACACACTCCACGGTACGTATATTCAATATctaacatatgtatatatatatatagtttgtactTCGATTTGGGAATctgaattatttataaatattggaATAACTAAAGTAGTTGTATTGTTTAATATCAGGTGGCCCTAAGGGATTTGGTGATGTTATATGGACAGTAAAGAGTTACAGCAAAGATAGTCATATAACATTCACCTATGACAGTTTTGATGGTGAGGAAGGTATATAatatgactctctctctctcccacctATTATTAAATGCAGTTTTGATCTTCATTGCTTGTATGTattgtttcttttatatatatatatgaagtgaaTAAAAAGCATATCGTTGTTTAGCTTGTAAAATCGACGGGAAATTGTTTTGAAACATGAATGATACTCATCATTGCAGGGATAATGTGTCTTGAATTTATGCAGGCTTTCCTGGAAATCTTTCTGTCTCAGCAACATACATGCTCATTGATGCAAACAAATTAGCCCTAAAGATGGAAGCTAAGGCTCTCAACAAGGCTACACCGGTGAATTTAGCACAGCATACTTACTGGAATTTGGGTGGACACACAAGTGGGAACATTTTCTCCCACAATCTCCAGCTTTTTGGGTCACATATCACTCCAGTTAATAAACAACTCATCCCCACCGGTGAAATCCTCTCCGTCAGAGGAACACCATATGATTTTCTCGAACCCCGAACGATTGGTAGCAGGTTCAAAGCGCTACCTGATGGATACGACATAAACTATGTGCTAGATGCTGCAAGTCCCTTCCACTTGAGGAAGGCAGCTGTTGTGCAGGAAAGTGTTTCGGGCAGGAAACTGGAGTTGTGGACAAGCGCACCTGGTGTGCAGTTTTACACGAGTAACATGCTGCACGATGAGAAGGGGAAAGGCGGTTTCATTTATAAGCAATATGCCGGTCTTTGCTTGGAAACACAGGGATTCCCTGATTCTgtgaatcacccaaatttcccTTCACAGATTGTAAATCCCGGAGAGACCTATAAGCATACCATGGTTTACAGATTCACAGCTAATTAGGAATTTTTTGAGCAAAAAGTTCCAAGGGTAAAGTAGTGCGAATATTCATGAACTCtggtttttcattttcaatcgTGTTAGGAAAAAGGTTATAATGATGTTTAGaaataaggttttttttttttttttttttttttttttttttttttttttttttttttttttttttttaatgtcccTCGCAGACGTAACTTCTAgaagttttgtttattttgctttcggagaaagaaaaaagggattGAGCATGATGGCTCTCTTCGAGTCATTTTATCTCTTTCAACGTTCTTCGTATGTTAATCCGTTTGAACATCTTGTGATAGAAATGTTGATCGATGTGGTTGGCAACCAAAACGACCAAGAACAAGGCCGAGCGATACTGGGGTATTTTTATGCATGGATTCCATGTCAATCTATAAATCGAAATACTctaactataaaaatattacactAAAATAATTCCATAAACTAACATGATTTGATGAAAtttgttaaattgtaaaattatttttattataaagtatatctAAAAGATCACATGAAGTCATATGAATTTATATGATTAAATTGATTTTACACTCACTGCATGAAATATTGATGTAAAATggaaaaacattacaaaatcatcaagtataactgtatataaaattaaatctcgATAATTTGTCAAATaacgtaaaaataaaattttaaaaacacaagtgatcttttagaatgtcatctttcattctaatatatatctaatctagtttatcaaatttaatGTAAAATCTATCTATTTTGATGTCACATTAAGTATAAAATATTACAGTTGAAACCTTAAATAAACTTTCCTTGCTCAATGAAGTTTAGAGGATAAatcatcttccactattttgtatataaatCAACAAAATCCTAAATggcttttcttgtattttcactttagattttatattaaaaaacttaatattgtataataaaaattttgggatcaatgttaatagtttattatttctcctaatcttagttttaattaaattttgccACATCcatgaaaatagataatatataaaaattatataaaatctaggGGTTAATAGAAAAAACTAGAGATATATTTCTATGTATATTGgaattttacaacattttagaAAGCATATGAAAATGaggaaattataaatttttttggggcccaatttatatatgagaaaaaatatttgtaattgtgAATTATATCATCACCGcgtaatcaatttgaaaaaaatgaataaaaaataaagacctacataaaaatatatatatatatatatttaacagtaaactttattcttttttaaaactcttACGCAGCGTTTATGCATTTTACGGTTGAATGAAAATTGAGGAGAAAATGTTAGGTACAAAAGAAGAATATTTAATTGTTTCCGTATTTCACCAGCAATTATATCCACTAAGCCAATttgtttacaaaattaaaaggTGAAAAATATGCATGGTTCGAATAATGCTATTTTAAAGTTAAATCtcataaatcaaattataccatgtaaaacatatatgatatatatatgaaaaaaattaattttttaatagtagaccctactcttttttaaagtgattacacAGCATTTACGCACTTCAcagttatatgtaaaattactcaTAAGTTTTGTAATAGCAATAGCGATCacgaaaatatttaaaagatgaTAAGATAATATAGTTTGAATTTTAAACATTCAAGAATATTTGAAAATTCAAACTAATGTTTGTTGTTGCAGGTGAGTTTATCCTGCGAGAGATCAGTTGACTGAGAGATATCCGGGATATATAGTTGTAGAGTTTGAATTGATCTCTATGTGAGGATGTCTCAACGAAATCTAAACATATATAGGCGAGTAAAAACCAACTGAATTCATGTGATTTAACCTATTGCATTCCAATATTCTCACATCTATGAGTAGATATTGTTCTTTAACTTCTGAATCTTTCTtctaaaagaaattgaaaaaaaaaatccaaaattgataaaataatcacattttGTATATAAGTAGAATGAAACTGAAAGCTAGGATGAAGTTAATAAATTGGGAACGGCTCGAGCCACCGAGAGGTGTCACGAGTGTTCTCACCGATAAGTGTATTttgcacttttttatttttgtgtttcttttttcaagtattttttatatcacCTTAATCATTTAAAGAAAATCAAACtaaaaaacactttcttaacCAATAAATAAAGTTCAAATCGGTAGAATTTATTTGGATAATTCATCCGTGGCTTAAGGATTTTCCTAATAATTTTGTCTCCTAAACAACTACAAATAAGGGTGACAACATGTGACATGACTCATAAATCTAATatgaatataatacaaaattagcGAGTTTGTATTTGATGTTAACGGATTCAAATCAAAACGGGTTTACCCGTTAAAACACGATTTATAAATGATCAACCTACTTAACAGGAAATTAACTCGTTTTGACatgtttagaatttattttaaaattaaaattttattatttttaagctgtaatattgatatttatcAGTAtgcttattttttacttttttaattgttGGGATTGtatgtaattttagacttatgatcatatttgttattatatgatttgtaatattggttttattatttgttaaaatttgaaaaatattgatacatattttttaatatattgtaatttttaataaatataaattttaacttttatgtgaaatatgTTAATTAGATTAAATAAGTTATGCGTTTTAGTTCAATCCATTTACATGAAACAAACAGATTTAAATGAGTCATGTCGTGTTAATATATTTCTAAGTAGTTATTCAATAAATCAAAAAGGATGACACAACACTACTCGTTATCTAATTAGATTTGGTTAAGATTTAGAAGTTTGACATGTTTCATTTAACGAATTGaattcaaattaatttatatagtcAAATATTTATAACTTGACATGACACGAACACAAGATTTAGCAGCCCTAACTACAAAGTTTGTACACTGAAGCCGAAACCCGACTTCACTGTGATAATTCTACCACCATCTTAGGTATCTGACACCAAGTTTACTGATTTGGTTTAAATAGGCTTTGTGGATTTACAAACGGTGATTTTTATGGGTTACCATATATGATTATCAAAGACTTAGCCGTACATAGTGGGGATGTGTGCCTAGCTGGCACCAAAGGAACATGCTTAGATTTATTCTTCGACTACTTAGAGAATCTAGATTACGTTTTCAACCAGCAGAAAACCAATATACATGATGCATATAGAATATTAATCATTCCTATTCTaagatttgattgaaaacatCGATCGGGCAAGTTGTCAAGATATTTTTCTATCTACAATTAGCACCACCACGCTTAGAGAATAAAGCCTCATGGTGACTGAATTTTTTCAACCTCCGactatttattacattttgcaAAACTTTATGGTTTAAATTACTCCATTTGGTCTTGTCGCTCGTCACTTTGGAAATTAATGGTGCATGACTACATGttctatttaaacactttttaagacTTCTACCACAATCCCAAACGGACCCTAAGTCCCTAAGAGTCGATTTCAGTGGAAGGTCCAGCCCCAGGGTAATATATGCCCCATTCGCCCCTGAGGGCACCTGATCCGGATGCATCCGCATCCGCCACTCTAAATGAGGAAGGGGATATATTGCTCTTATCCCAGAACCAAAACCTGTTAGCGACCTGAGCCCTGTATTCTCCTTAGCCTAGCTGTAGATCACTCATCTTACAGACATGAATAGACTTCAATACAAAAATCAGAACTAACTAGGGTTAAACGTAAGTCCAGGACTCCATGCTAGTTGGCTCCAATACCCAGTTGCCAAGTATTCAGCTTCACTTTGTGTGTATAAAACCAGAAGCCGTAAGTTTGTTCACTAATGGATCGCAGCTACAAACAGATTCCAGAGATCATACAAGGCCGTCCTGTAAAAGTTAAGAGTCTCCACTATCTTGCACATACACAAATGATGTGATCACCATGCATCACAGAAACACCAGATTTACCTAAATCCcaacaaaacattaaaataaaagaaagaaatgaagaaaatgtcTATATGACTACAAAAGAAGCTGTTTTCAATGAGCAGTGTGACTTGCAGTGGTTGTCTTCTTAAAATCGATCTTGTCAACCTTAACCTCTCCATCAATGAGTTCGTACACGTAGACCACGACGCGTAGGCCATCAATATCCATGAGGACAAAACTAGGGTTAACATCATAAGTGATGCTGCTGTAGGCACCCGTTGCAGACCCTGGGTTTATCACGACACCTCCCTCATGTTTATAGGCTGTGAATTGATGTGTGTGACCTGTTACAAGGATATCTACATCCAGCTGCCTCTGGAGCATGGCTAGCGAGTCTAGGTCACCCCAAGGAATAACCTTcagataaatcaaaataattatgtcaTCACAACTAGCTTAAATATAAATACTCCAAGGAATAATCATATACGTTCATAGCAAGCTCTTGACTCAGGACCCTCTTGCATCTCTACaaatatttatttaccaattttCAAGACAGGtctgtttttctctctttttgtgtGTTTGATAACCTAGTTTATGGTGGGCGTTTCATAGTGTCATTCTACCCAACCTCTCACAGTTcaggaaatgacaaggttttacAGGCATTTTACATGGCCCCATCATCATGGAAGCAGATCCCTCAATAACAACAGAAGAGCGGACGTAAGAAAATGAAAGTGGAACAAGAAAGAAATCTTACTAATTAAAACTAACTACCACGGTGTCatgactttttcttttaatttcatttcaatttttcataaaaactaaatgataatatttatatacaaagGGAGGCAAGCAGGTTTCTAAAAGTCTGTTTTTTTCCCTGAACCCGCCACCCCCGCCCACATTTACTAAAGTAATCATCCAGCCACCTGAGGACAATGGGCCCCCATTACTTTTTATCTTTAGGACTATATTTTACAGCATAATACCAAATCCTACTTTTCAGAATAACACATGCAgcaaaaatctgttttttaTTGGCACTAAGCGTCCAGGGCAAAGTCTCGACTAATCCAGGGGATGCACTTTTGGGTGAACAGGCCCTCAACAAGAAGTTCCCGCAAGTGCTCCTCAAGTAATTTAAGGGAAAGTCCCCAGTCCGAAAGAGTGTGAATGCAAAGTTTCAAACCCAGGACATCCAATTTATATGGCTCACCCCAAAACCAACATGCCACCCCTTGGGATACATTCAGCAAAAGTTTATCCATGAAAATTTCTTTTAGCCTAATCCATTCTTCCTGGCCAGTTTACCAAATGCTACCTTATTCTTTGCAACAGATTGTGAATTTCACCAAATGGGCAAGAGAATGTTACCTCGGCgcagaaagaagaaaacaaattgaaaacaaaaacagattTAAAATGCATAATGCAGTGAATGAAATTTTCAGGAATCatggaagaattttttttattctagacCTGAGCACATCTAATCAATATCCATATATTACAACCAAGATCAGCTTTGAAACAACCATAGTAGTACCGCAATGAGGTCACCAGTATAAGCTCTGTTTTCTTGCATAGCATATAAGCTCTAAAACATTTTCCACAAAGAATTTTCCAAGGCATCTGACCGGAACAAATGATGTCAGGCTTATAATTTCTATCAATTTTACCCATCATCATAAGCATCCTCCTGTTGAATCGACGGTCTCTTAAACTTAATTTTCATTATACCTAAGTTGaatcaaagattcaaagatGGGAAGTAATATCTCATAAAATTAACagaaaaaaacaataacttGCACCTCTTTATAAGAAAAACGAAATTAGATTATGCTTTAAGGTCAAGAATGATTGAAAGCAATAAAGAAATGCATATCAATTATCTGAATTGTGAACATTCTTTGAGAcaatgaagaaagaaagaatttataaaacaaTAAAGAGACAAAGGGAACCAAACCTGATGACCATGACAAAGTCCCAGCTTAAACTGGCCAATGGTTAGTGTTTTGGTCTCTGGATAGCGTGTTTCTTCATCATATTCACCTCTGGTAATATGCAAGTCAGGACAAAGAGTCTTCAAGTAGTCATGAACTTCCTGGAAATATCAGTGGAAAATTATAAGCAAGTG
This Carya illinoinensis cultivar Pawnee chromosome 11, C.illinoinensisPawnee_v1, whole genome shotgun sequence DNA region includes the following protein-coding sequences:
- the LOC122280759 gene encoding galactose mutarotase translates to MAKAHVSSSHVFFLLFFLFAKINGSESNEEVGVYELKRGDFSVKLTNYGAVVISVILPDKNGKLDDVVLGYDSVKEYKNDSTHFGAIVGRVANRIGGAEFTLNGTKYKLVANDGNNTLHGGPKGFGDVIWTVKSYSKDSHITFTYDSFDGEEGFPGNLSVSATYMLIDANKLALKMEAKALNKATPVNLAQHTYWNLGGHTSGNIFSHNLQLFGSHITPVNKQLIPTGEILSVRGTPYDFLEPRTIGSRFKALPDGYDINYVLDAASPFHLRKAAVVQESVSGRKLELWTSAPGVQFYTSNMLHDEKGKGGFIYKQYAGLCLETQGFPDSVNHPNFPSQIVNPGETYKHTMVYRFTAN
- the LOC122282709 gene encoding vacuolar protein sorting-associated protein 29 translates to MVLVLALGDLHVPHRAPDLPAKFKSMLVPGKIQHIICTGNLCIKEVHDYLKTLCPDLHITRGEYDEETRYPETKTLTIGQFKLGLCHGHQVIPWGDLDSLAMLQRQLDVDILVTGHTHQFTAYKHEGGVVINPGSATGAYSSITYDVNPSFVLMDIDGLRVVVYVYELIDGEVKVDKIDFKKTTTASHTAH